In one window of Leifsonia sp. NPDC080035 DNA:
- a CDS encoding TrkA family potassium uptake protein translates to MVDRIKHNAPVLVIGLGRFGAATAGQLDRLNREVLAIDTDAGLVQKWADRVTHTVQADARSIETLRQIGAEDFSIAVVAVGSSIEASVLITANLVDLRIPQIWAKAISQSHGKILERIGANHVIYPEAEAGERVAHLVSGRMLDFIEFDDDFALVKMYPPKPIRGLNLTESGVRSKYNITVVGVKSPGKPFTYATAETVVSNHDLIIVSGSSGDIERFAALDA, encoded by the coding sequence TTGGTTGACCGGATCAAGCACAACGCCCCCGTCCTGGTGATCGGCCTCGGCCGGTTCGGGGCAGCGACAGCCGGCCAGCTGGACCGCCTGAACCGCGAGGTGCTGGCGATCGACACGGACGCCGGGCTCGTGCAGAAGTGGGCCGACCGCGTCACCCACACCGTGCAGGCCGACGCGCGCTCCATCGAGACGCTGCGTCAGATCGGCGCGGAGGACTTCTCCATCGCGGTGGTCGCCGTCGGATCGTCCATCGAGGCGAGCGTGCTCATCACGGCGAACCTGGTGGATCTGCGCATCCCGCAGATCTGGGCGAAGGCGATCTCGCAGTCGCACGGCAAGATCCTGGAGCGCATCGGCGCGAACCACGTGATCTACCCGGAGGCGGAGGCCGGCGAGCGCGTGGCGCACCTGGTCTCGGGCAGGATGCTCGACTTCATCGAGTTCGACGACGACTTCGCGCTCGTGAAGATGTACCCGCCGAAGCCGATCCGCGGGCTGAACCTCACCGAGTCGGGCGTGCGGTCGAAGTACAACATCACGGTCGTCGGCGTGAAGAGCCCCGGCAAGCCCTTCACCTACGCGACGGCGGAGACCGTGGTGTCCAACCACGATCTCATCATCGTCTCCGGCAGCTCCGGCGACATCGAACGCTTCGCGGCGCTCGACGCCTGA
- a CDS encoding GntR family transcriptional regulator: MPLPVKDSAPVERRLLRDVVYNRLYEGIIDGTLEPGETLLDDKLTAWLGVSRTPIREALMKLADIGLVEMAPNRYTRVAPIDLRAIDEAIYSTGLLHEQAARTAVPQLDSAALGRMDKALKELRKAAKSADLPQLGRSFNAFFLEFERGSGNRVLLAVSESLGPQLLRYVSVWEKPFGADDLAGRLGEILEAAKAHDGEKAAELVHALYAPTLDQFLSDYRRSDAEIEESPVV; encoded by the coding sequence ATGCCGCTTCCCGTCAAGGACTCCGCTCCGGTCGAGCGCCGGCTGCTGCGCGACGTCGTCTACAACCGCCTCTACGAGGGCATCATCGACGGCACCCTGGAGCCGGGCGAGACGCTCCTCGACGACAAGCTCACCGCGTGGCTCGGCGTCTCCCGCACGCCGATCCGCGAAGCCCTGATGAAGCTCGCCGACATCGGCCTGGTGGAGATGGCGCCGAACCGGTACACCCGCGTGGCGCCCATCGACCTGCGCGCGATCGACGAGGCGATCTACTCCACCGGCCTGCTGCACGAGCAGGCGGCGCGCACGGCCGTCCCGCAGCTGGACAGCGCCGCCCTCGGCCGCATGGACAAGGCGCTCAAGGAGCTCAGGAAGGCCGCCAAGTCGGCCGACCTGCCCCAGCTCGGACGCTCGTTCAACGCCTTCTTCCTCGAGTTCGAGCGGGGAAGCGGCAACCGGGTCCTGCTCGCCGTGAGCGAGAGCCTCGGCCCGCAGCTGCTGCGCTACGTGTCGGTCTGGGAGAAGCCGTTCGGCGCGGACGACCTGGCAGGGCGCCTCGGCGAGATCCTCGAGGCGGCGAAGGCGCACGACGGCGAGAAGGCGGCCGAGCTCGTCCACGCGCTCTACGCGCCGACGCTCGACCAGTTCCTCTCCGACTACCGCCGCTCGGACGCGGAGATCGAGGAGTCCCCGGTCGTCTGA
- a CDS encoding GntR family transcriptional regulator — translation MPVPVTEAVSPRRLIRDEVFQRLLDAIVDGDLTPGEQLYDAEIEKWVGVSRTPVREALNQLAAMGLVEIMPQKRTRVTPIDPARLRELVATVATLLHGTVRDATPLLTEQDAKTLRSAADAVARAKDGAARANDAFITEALLGVFVRRLDNRSLARLLARHLPEVRRALLAAPSAAAFEKAAPAVAALVDAVDAGDAGRAARAVDDYWNTGLVAVADEFAALERTA, via the coding sequence ATGCCTGTACCCGTTACCGAGGCCGTCAGCCCGCGACGGCTCATCCGCGACGAGGTGTTCCAGCGCCTCCTCGACGCCATCGTCGACGGCGACCTCACTCCCGGTGAGCAGCTGTACGACGCCGAGATCGAGAAGTGGGTCGGCGTCTCCCGCACCCCCGTCCGCGAGGCCCTGAACCAGCTCGCGGCGATGGGGCTGGTCGAGATCATGCCGCAGAAGCGCACCCGCGTCACCCCGATCGACCCCGCGCGGCTCCGCGAGCTCGTCGCCACCGTCGCGACCCTGCTGCACGGCACGGTGCGCGACGCGACGCCGCTGCTGACGGAGCAGGACGCGAAGACCCTGCGGTCCGCCGCGGACGCGGTGGCCCGCGCGAAGGACGGCGCGGCGCGCGCCAACGACGCGTTCATCACCGAGGCGCTCCTGGGCGTCTTCGTCCGCCGTCTGGACAACAGGTCGCTCGCGCGGCTGTTGGCGCGGCACCTGCCGGAGGTGCGCCGCGCGCTCCTCGCGGCACCGTCGGCCGCCGCGTTCGAGAAGGCGGCACCCGCCGTCGCCGCACTGGTCGACGCGGTGGACGCCGGCGACGCCGGGCGGGCCGCGCGCGCGGTCGACGACTACTGGAACACCGGCCTCGTCGCCGTCGCCGACGAGTTCGCAGCCCTGGAGAGGACCGCCTGA
- a CDS encoding SHOCT domain-containing protein — MNSFWSFIWLIFWAFAFVAYLMVLFTILVDLFRDEKLNGWWKAVWVIFLIFVPFLTALVYLIARGRGMAERNQRDRRTVPEDTDYYTHPTPSANPAADIDQAKRLLDSGVINQNEFDALKAKALGERF, encoded by the coding sequence GTGAACAGTTTCTGGAGCTTCATCTGGCTGATCTTCTGGGCGTTCGCCTTCGTCGCCTATCTGATGGTGCTGTTCACGATCCTCGTCGACCTGTTCCGCGACGAGAAGCTGAACGGGTGGTGGAAGGCGGTCTGGGTGATCTTCCTCATCTTCGTGCCCTTCCTCACCGCGCTCGTGTACCTGATCGCGCGCGGCCGTGGCATGGCCGAGCGCAACCAGCGCGACCGGAGGACCGTGCCGGAGGACACCGACTACTACACCCACCCGACGCCGTCCGCGAATCCGGCCGCTGACATCGATCAGGCCAAGCGGCTCCTGGACTCCGGGGTGATCAACCAGAACGAGTTCGACGCGCTGAAAGCGAAGGCGCTGGGCGAGCGCTTCTGA
- a CDS encoding polyphosphate kinase 2 family protein: MGREGYWATDPDELLRVGKKFRLEERPTDGTPGFDGDKADGEKALAEGAGILAELQEQLFAVGTAGDTRSVLLVLQAMDTAGKGGIVTHVIGQMNPDGVRYSGFKKPTEEELAHDFLWRVWRQVPAAGQVGVFDRSHYEDVLIGRVRQLARPEEIERRYDAINAFEKELTEGGTTIVKVMLHLGKDEQKDRLADRLERPDKHWKYNPGDVDERLLWDQYQAAYQLVFERTSTPYAPWFVVPADRKWYARLAVQHLLIHALEDLDLEWPAADYDVEVEKARLAGS; encoded by the coding sequence GTGGGACGAGAGGGCTATTGGGCGACGGACCCGGACGAGCTGCTGAGGGTCGGCAAGAAGTTCCGGCTCGAGGAGCGACCGACCGATGGGACGCCAGGATTCGACGGCGACAAGGCGGACGGCGAGAAGGCGCTCGCCGAGGGCGCCGGCATCCTGGCCGAGCTGCAGGAACAACTCTTCGCGGTGGGGACGGCCGGCGACACCCGCAGCGTGCTGCTGGTGCTGCAGGCGATGGACACGGCGGGCAAGGGCGGGATCGTCACGCACGTGATCGGCCAGATGAACCCGGACGGCGTGCGCTACAGCGGGTTCAAGAAGCCGACGGAGGAGGAGCTGGCCCATGATTTCCTCTGGCGCGTCTGGCGACAGGTCCCCGCGGCGGGGCAGGTGGGCGTCTTCGACCGCTCGCACTACGAGGACGTGCTGATCGGCCGGGTGCGGCAGCTGGCGCGTCCCGAGGAGATCGAGCGGCGCTACGACGCCATCAACGCGTTCGAGAAGGAGCTCACCGAGGGCGGCACCACGATCGTGAAGGTGATGCTGCATCTCGGCAAGGACGAGCAGAAGGACCGCCTCGCCGACCGGCTGGAGCGCCCGGACAAGCACTGGAAGTACAACCCGGGCGACGTCGACGAACGTCTGCTCTGGGACCAGTACCAGGCCGCGTACCAGCTGGTGTTCGAGCGGACGTCGACGCCGTACGCGCCGTGGTTCGTCGTCCCGGCCGACCGCAAGTGGTACGCGCGGCTCGCAGTGCAGCACCTGCTCATCCACGCGCTGGAGGACCTGGACCTCGAATGGCCCGCCGCCGACTACGACGTGGAGGTCGAGAAGGCGCGGCTGGCCGGGTCCTGA